From Proteus vulgaris:
TATTCCATAGGATCTAAATCAAACCTTCGGTTTATAGCTATCTTTATCAAGATCGTGCTTTTTCATCCGTAAATACAGCTTCTTACGAGGAATACCTAAATAATCCGCCACATCACTAACACGACCTGCAAATAAATATAATGCATCCTCAATTAATCGGCGCTCATATTCATCAACTAAGTTGTCCAAAGGGCCTTCTGGTGGAATAATAGCTCTATGTTGTTCACTATCCACCATCTTCACAATACCTACCGCATACAATTCAGCCACATTTCGTAACTCTCGAATATTACCCGGCCAATCATAACGTTTTAAAATATCAAGATAATTACGATCAATCTTCGGTACCGCAATACCAAGTCGCTGCGCACTTTGTCTCAAAAACGCTCTAAATAGCGGAATAATATCAGGGCGTCTCGCACTTAGCGGAGGCAATGAAAAAGTGATTTGTGAAAAATAGTAATAAAATTCAGGGATTAACCGCCCTTCTGTTACCAATTGCTGTGTATTATTTTCTAAAATTGCAATCGTTCTAAAATGGCGCTTTCCTTGGCGTTCCATATCTAACAAATAAGAACTTAACCAGCGTTGTGCTTCTGAGGATAAATCATAAGGAGAACGCAAAATCAGCGTTCCTACTTCATCCGCTTCAATTTGAGCAATAACCTGTTTAATATCAGATAAATTCTGGCAATCCACAGTTTGGATCGCTTTATCGCTGTGCGGGCTTAACTCATGTAAGAGTTGAGCAAGAAGGTGACGCCCTGTTCCCATCTCGCCTTCTATCATTAAGTCTTTATCGATATCGGCAATTTGTTGTACTTGCTCCCTAATCGCAGTGATTTGTGCGCTATCACCCACTAATCGCTCTTGAGTTGTGCTGATTACCGCATTTCTAAGGGCAAGAATAGACTGTCGTTCTTTATGTGCTTTTGCCACCAACTCTAAGAATAATGGCGGATTAATTGGCTTTTCAATAAAGTCATAAGCGCCTTTTTTTACTGCCTCAACAGCCAGCGGTATATCGCCATGCCCAGTGATCATAATAACTGGGATACGAGGATCAATGTGTTTAATACGTTCAAGCACTTCCATACCATTCATTGCTGGCATATAGATATCGAGCACAACAGCACCCTGCCACTCTGGTGTTAAAAGGCTAAGTGCTTTTTCAGGCGAATCAGTTACTCTGGCAACCATACCCGCGAGGTTAAGCAAATGACGATAAGATTCAAGTATATCTTCGTCATCATCAATTAATAGAACATCAATATCAGGCATGAGTGATTGTGTCATCAGTAAACTCCAAAACAACCATAGCGCCACCGTTTAACGCTGAGGCCAAATAAATTTCATAACCAAACCGTTGCATAATAGAACGGCAAATGGATAACCCTAACCCAAGCCCCACATCTTTTGTTGTGGTAAACGGGGTAAATAGTTTTGGTAAAACAGCAGAATTGAACCCTTTTCCACTATCCGCGATCCCCACTAATTTCCTTTTAGGATCAGCAGATAAGAGATCGATAGTGATCTGACTTTCACCAATACCCGCAATGGCGTCCATCGCATTAACAAATAGATTAACCAAAACTTGCTCGATTTGAGTCGGGTCAGCACAAATGGTTAATTCATCAGGAATATTATTCGTAATGATGCACTGCTCTCGCTTGGAACGAGACTCTACCAGCACCATCGCACTTTCCACCAGCTCTTTTAATGGTGCTGATACAAAACTAATTTCAGATGATGATTTACGAGAGAAATTACGCAATGCTGTAATGATTCGATTCATTCGCGCGCAAAGCTTTTCAATACGCTCTATAGAATCAGGCAATTGATCGTATTTTTCCATCTGCATGGTCAGTTTTGCGCTATACAAATAGGTATTAATTGCAGAAAGAGGCTGATTAAGTTCATGCGCAAGACTTGTCATTGCTTGGCCTACAACCGCCATTTTAGCGGCTTGCACCAACTCTTCTTGCGTTTGAATTAAGTGTTTTTGTGCTTGTTCACGACGCACAATCTCTTCATTTAATTGCTGATTCTTATCCTGCAGATCTTGAGTTTTTAATGCCACCAGCCTTTGAAGCTCTAATCGACTTAACTCTTGGCGCGTAAT
This genomic window contains:
- a CDS encoding sigma-54-dependent transcriptional regulator, coding for MTQSLMPDIDVLLIDDDEDILESYRHLLNLAGMVARVTDSPEKALSLLTPEWQGAVVLDIYMPAMNGMEVLERIKHIDPRIPVIMITGHGDIPLAVEAVKKGAYDFIEKPINPPLFLELVAKAHKERQSILALRNAVISTTQERLVGDSAQITAIREQVQQIADIDKDLMIEGEMGTGRHLLAQLLHELSPHSDKAIQTVDCQNLSDIKQVIAQIEADEVGTLILRSPYDLSSEAQRWLSSYLLDMERQGKRHFRTIAILENNTQQLVTEGRLIPEFYYYFSQITFSLPPLSARRPDIIPLFRAFLRQSAQRLGIAVPKIDRNYLDILKRYDWPGNIRELRNVAELYAVGIVKMVDSEQHRAIIPPEGPLDNLVDEYERRLIEDALYLFAGRVSDVADYLGIPRKKLYLRMKKHDLDKDSYKPKV